In the genome of Ignavibacteriales bacterium, one region contains:
- the holA gene encoding DNA polymerase III subunit delta — translation MAKKKINCPPVSEIPKQLKKGNILPFYYLFGEDLFSLTQTAELIIKASEKFITSDFDKELIYGNDRTAAEITTLASSFPFGSEKKIVYVKEAEKLKERKSLSSYANSPAEFTVLILVHNGSITGAETEPIKSILKNNFLFEAAELKGKYLISWLINNCESNGKTISPVNAEYFVELIGEDKFLLENQLEKIFTFMGDKDEITFEIIRTIASSVKVYSIFDLQEAIGKKDKETSLKIAFNLLQNGIEVPQIVGMLTKYFTTLSKLGSLMNSGLQRNEIASRAGIYPYFFDNYIRAKNQFTVDDLYNSVNALYKADLSSKTTSKDKKTIVTELIAEILN, via the coding sequence ATGGCGAAGAAAAAAATTAATTGTCCCCCCGTTTCAGAAATTCCAAAGCAGCTTAAGAAAGGGAATATCCTCCCGTTTTATTATTTATTTGGTGAAGATCTTTTTTCCCTTACACAAACAGCTGAATTGATTATCAAAGCATCCGAAAAATTTATCACCAGTGATTTTGATAAAGAATTAATTTACGGTAATGACAGAACAGCCGCCGAGATAACAACACTCGCATCATCATTCCCGTTCGGATCAGAAAAAAAAATAGTTTACGTAAAAGAAGCAGAAAAACTTAAAGAAAGAAAATCGCTTTCATCATATGCAAATTCGCCTGCAGAGTTTACGGTGCTGATATTAGTTCATAACGGTTCAATTACCGGGGCGGAGACTGAACCAATTAAATCAATATTGAAAAATAATTTTCTGTTTGAGGCTGCAGAACTTAAAGGAAAATATCTGATAAGCTGGCTGATCAATAACTGTGAATCAAACGGAAAAACTATTTCTCCTGTTAACGCCGAATATTTTGTTGAACTAATTGGCGAAGATAAATTTCTGCTCGAGAATCAGCTTGAAAAGATATTTACGTTTATGGGAGATAAGGATGAAATTACTTTTGAGATTATAAGAACCATAGCATCATCTGTTAAAGTTTATTCAATATTCGATTTGCAGGAAGCCATCGGGAAAAAAGATAAAGAAACTTCGTTAAAGATTGCTTTCAATCTTTTACAAAACGGAATTGAAGTGCCTCAAATCGTAGGAATGTTAACCAAGTATTTTACAACTTTAAGCAAACTTGGTTCTTTGATGAACTCGGGTCTGCAGAGAAATGAGATAGCATCGCGTGCCGGGATTTATCCATATTTCTTTGACAATTATATAAGAGCGAAAAATCAGTTTACGGTTGATGATTTATATAACTCAGTAAATGCTCTGTATAAGGCTGATCTATCATCCAAAACAACCTCAAAGGATAAAAAGACCATAGTCACTGAATTAATTGCAGAAATCCTTAACTAA
- a CDS encoding sigma-70 family RNA polymerase sigma factor, whose product MTEKNLSELSDEELIIEFQQNNTTRAFEILVHRYKNPLTNFVFRFLGDYEACTDVVQDTMIKVFRYKDSYSSVAKFSTWIYTIAGNLARTEYQRRKRRKIFSINSYGTEEQETFDIPDERYRPDVMTDSGIKEEIIQKALMKISAVYREMVILRDIQELSYEEIAEITGITVGTVKSRINRGRAQLQKLLKDIHRE is encoded by the coding sequence TTGACGGAGAAAAATCTAAGCGAATTATCTGATGAAGAATTGATAATCGAATTCCAACAGAACAACACTACCCGGGCATTCGAAATATTGGTTCATCGATATAAAAATCCGTTAACAAATTTTGTCTTCCGGTTTTTAGGCGATTATGAAGCCTGCACTGATGTTGTGCAGGATACGATGATCAAAGTTTTCCGGTACAAAGATTCTTATAGTTCTGTAGCTAAATTCTCCACCTGGATTTATACTATTGCCGGTAACCTTGCCCGCACCGAATACCAGAGACGAAAGCGGAGAAAAATTTTTTCTATTAATTCATACGGAACTGAAGAACAGGAAACTTTTGATATTCCTGATGAACGTTACAGACCAGATGTAATGACAGACAGTGGAATAAAAGAAGAAATTATTCAGAAAGCATTAATGAAAATTTCCGCTGTGTACAGGGAAATGGTGATATTAAGAGATATACAGGAATTGTCGTACGAAGAAATCGCTGAGATAACCGGCATAACAGTCGGAACTGTCAAATCACGCATAAACAGGGGACGTGCTCAGTTGCAGAAGCTGTTAAAGGACATACACAGGGAATAG
- a CDS encoding type B 50S ribosomal protein L31: protein MKKGIHPEYRPVVFQDASCDFAILTRSTIKTSDSIEWNDGKTYPLVKLEISSGSHPFFTGKQKLLDTAGRVEKFKKKYAKK, encoded by the coding sequence ATGAAAAAAGGAATTCATCCAGAATACAGACCAGTTGTATTTCAGGACGCATCTTGTGACTTTGCAATTTTAACAAGATCAACTATTAAAACCAGTGACAGTATTGAATGGAACGATGGAAAAACTTATCCGTTAGTAAAACTGGAAATTTCAAGCGGTTCACATCCTTTCTTTACCGGAAAACAAAAATTACTTGATACTGCGGGAAGAGTAGAGAAGTTCAAAAAGAAATACGCAAAGAAATAA
- a CDS encoding efflux RND transporter periplasmic adaptor subunit gives MKKNIRIILISIILLIILAAVIIPKLGGNEESPATVQRNTGLLQVKAMILHPETIDNNILVSGTIIADEEVELKSEISGKIISIFFDEGRFVSKGDSLVKINDSELRAQLQRLKFRQELLSDIEFRQKKLLEKNAISQEEYDTALNELNVNKAEIQVLQAQLDKTIIRASFNGIIGLRNVSEGSYVTNNNVIASLQSLSFVKVDFAIPERYSSDIKTGDQVNFKISGIDVKYTATVYAIEPKIDPVTRTLKIRAKCSNPGMKLLPGSFADVEVLLKKISNTIMVPTESVVPELKGQKVFLYKDGKVFPQSIQTGIRTDKRVQVINGLMPNDTLITTGILQVKPDMPVKISEIN, from the coding sequence ATGAAGAAAAACATTCGAATAATTTTAATATCAATAATTCTACTAATAATCCTTGCCGCAGTAATTATTCCAAAGCTTGGCGGTAATGAAGAAAGCCCTGCGACTGTGCAGAGAAACACCGGACTTTTACAGGTGAAAGCAATGATTCTTCATCCTGAAACAATCGACAATAATATTCTGGTAAGTGGTACTATAATTGCCGATGAAGAAGTCGAACTTAAGAGTGAAATATCAGGAAAAATAATTTCAATATTTTTTGATGAAGGAAGATTTGTAAGTAAAGGTGATTCGCTTGTAAAGATAAACGACTCTGAACTGCGTGCGCAATTGCAAAGACTTAAATTCAGGCAGGAGTTATTGAGCGATATTGAATTCAGGCAGAAAAAACTTCTAGAGAAAAATGCTATAAGCCAGGAAGAATATGATACTGCACTCAACGAATTAAATGTGAACAAAGCCGAGATACAAGTACTTCAGGCGCAACTTGATAAAACGATAATCAGAGCTTCGTTCAATGGAATAATCGGTTTGAGAAATGTAAGTGAAGGCAGTTACGTTACAAATAATAATGTTATAGCGAGCTTACAAAGTTTAAGTTTTGTGAAAGTGGATTTTGCAATTCCTGAACGTTACAGTTCAGATATAAAAACAGGAGACCAGGTTAACTTTAAAATTTCCGGTATCGATGTTAAATACACCGCAACCGTGTATGCAATCGAACCCAAAATTGATCCTGTTACAAGAACATTAAAAATAAGAGCGAAGTGTTCCAATCCGGGTATGAAACTGCTTCCCGGTTCATTCGCCGATGTTGAAGTACTCTTAAAAAAAATCAGCAATACTATTATGGTTCCGACTGAATCGGTTGTGCCTGAATTAAAGGGTCAAAAAGTTTTTCTATATAAAGACGGAAAAGTTTTTCCGCAAAGTATTCAAACTGGTATAAGAACAGACAAGAGAGTGCAGGTTATAAACGGATTAATGCCTAACGACACTTTGATAACAACCGGCATACTTCAGGTAAAACCAGATATGCCCGTAAAAATATCAGAAATAAACTGA
- a CDS encoding efflux RND transporter permease subunit, producing the protein MSLSSLSIRRPVLAIVMSIVIVVFGILGYTFLGVREYPAVDPPVITVSTAYTGANADVIESQITEPLEESINGIAGIRSLTSTSRDGRSTITVEFDIDVDLEAAANDVRDRVSRAIRQLPPDVENPIVSKADADATPIVFLSVQSDTRNLLELSEIANNIFKERLQTIPGVSEVRIWGEKKYSMRIWLDPIKLAAYRLTPIDVRNAINRDNIELPTGLIEGNNTELSIRTIGRLHNPEEFNDLIVKESEGGIVRLRDVGRAELGAENERTVLKRDGIPMVGVVLIAQPGANNIAITDEFYNRLDHIKKNLPEDIRTGIGFDVTTYIKSSISEVQETILLAFALVVLIIFLFLRDWRTTVIPVIAIPISLIGAFFIMYAADFSINVLTLLGIVLAIGIVVDDAIVVLENIYTKIENKMSPYEAGRKGSAEIFFAVVSTTVALASVFLPVIFLSGLTGRLFREFGIVIAGSVIISSFVALTLTPMLSTRILKRRETHTWFYNKTEPFFVSMNNGYRSMLSSFMKKRSAALVIMSLSMLMIYVFFSSISSELAPLEDRSRLSISVTAPEGTSFDYMENFMDQLVQVVADSVKESDGIISITSPGFGASSSVNSGFVTLILTDPEQRERTQQQVSDKLSKDVSSLTEARIFVSQQQTIGGSRRGGLPVQYVIEAPNFERLREVLPVFLEEASNHPIFQIVDVNLKFNKPELQLTIDRQRARALGVSTIDIAQTIQAAFSGQRFGYFIMNGKQYQIIGQVSRENRDAPIDLKSLYIKNNRDELIQLDNLISTTELSSPPQLFRFNRYVSATVSAGLAPGKTIGDGIKAMDEVAGKVLDETFATALDGPSKDFAESSSSLIFAFILALGLIYLVLAAQFESFRDPFIILFTVPLALAGALLSLWVFGQTLNIFSEIGLIMLIGLVTKNGILIVEFANQRKAAGLTKMEAILDASVSRLRPILMTSISTILGILPIALALGAGSESRVSMGIAVIGGLIFSTFLTLFIVPAIYSYLSRKTASVSNVTEEYGENSEKEFVVVQE; encoded by the coding sequence ATGAGCCTTTCCTCGCTTAGTATAAGAAGACCTGTACTTGCAATCGTTATGTCGATTGTTATTGTTGTATTCGGGATACTTGGTTATACATTTCTCGGTGTAAGAGAATACCCGGCAGTAGATCCTCCCGTCATCACAGTCAGCACAGCCTACACGGGTGCTAATGCGGATGTTATAGAATCCCAGATTACAGAACCGCTTGAAGAATCAATTAATGGTATAGCCGGCATACGTTCACTCACTTCAACAAGTCGTGACGGAAGAAGTACAATTACTGTTGAGTTTGATATTGATGTTGATCTTGAAGCTGCGGCTAATGATGTTCGCGACCGTGTATCACGCGCAATCCGTCAGCTTCCTCCCGATGTTGAAAATCCTATTGTATCAAAGGCTGATGCAGATGCCACCCCGATTGTTTTTTTAAGTGTTCAAAGCGATACGAGAAATCTTCTTGAACTTTCAGAGATAGCAAATAATATTTTTAAGGAAAGACTTCAAACAATTCCAGGTGTAAGTGAAGTAAGGATTTGGGGTGAAAAAAAATATTCAATGCGTATCTGGCTCGACCCCATTAAGCTTGCGGCATATCGTTTAACACCGATTGATGTTCGTAATGCAATCAACAGGGATAACATAGAACTTCCGACAGGACTAATTGAGGGGAACAACACCGAACTTTCTATAAGAACAATCGGAAGATTACATAATCCTGAAGAGTTTAATGATCTGATTGTAAAAGAATCCGAAGGCGGAATTGTAAGATTAAGAGATGTAGGAAGGGCTGAACTCGGGGCTGAAAATGAAAGGACAGTTCTTAAGCGTGATGGAATACCAATGGTTGGTGTTGTTCTGATTGCACAGCCCGGGGCTAATAACATCGCAATCACTGATGAGTTTTATAACCGTCTGGATCACATCAAAAAAAATCTGCCTGAAGATATAAGAACCGGAATCGGTTTTGATGTAACAACGTATATCAAATCATCCATCTCAGAAGTACAGGAAACAATATTGCTTGCGTTTGCTCTTGTTGTGTTGATAATCTTTTTATTTCTGCGTGACTGGAGAACAACAGTAATACCTGTTATCGCAATTCCTATCTCACTAATCGGCGCATTCTTTATAATGTATGCTGCTGATTTTTCAATTAATGTTTTAACATTGCTCGGTATTGTATTGGCGATCGGTATTGTTGTTGACGACGCTATCGTAGTACTTGAAAATATTTATACAAAAATTGAAAACAAGATGTCCCCCTATGAAGCAGGCAGAAAAGGCTCGGCGGAAATATTTTTTGCGGTAGTATCAACAACAGTTGCGCTTGCCTCGGTATTTCTTCCGGTGATTTTCTTATCAGGGTTAACAGGAAGACTTTTCAGAGAGTTTGGAATTGTGATCGCCGGCTCAGTTATTATTTCCTCATTTGTTGCTCTTACATTAACACCGATGTTATCGACTAGGATTTTAAAACGCAGAGAAACCCACACCTGGTTCTATAACAAAACCGAACCATTTTTTGTTTCGATGAATAACGGCTACAGAAGCATGCTTTCATCTTTTATGAAAAAAAGATCGGCGGCGCTTGTTATAATGAGTTTATCAATGTTGATGATATATGTTTTCTTTTCATCAATTTCATCAGAGCTTGCACCGCTTGAAGACAGATCGCGGTTAAGCATTTCGGTTACAGCACCGGAAGGCACTTCATTTGATTACATGGAAAATTTTATGGATCAGCTTGTTCAGGTGGTAGCTGATTCAGTTAAAGAAAGTGATGGGATAATTTCCATAACATCGCCGGGTTTTGGTGCATCAAGTTCTGTTAATAGCGGTTTCGTTACTTTGATCCTGACTGATCCGGAACAAAGGGAAAGAACACAACAGCAGGTATCTGATAAATTAAGTAAGGATGTAAGTTCACTTACTGAAGCAAGAATATTTGTATCACAGCAGCAGACAATTGGCGGAAGCAGACGAGGCGGACTGCCTGTTCAGTATGTGATTGAAGCACCCAACTTTGAAAGACTTAGAGAAGTGCTTCCTGTTTTTTTAGAAGAAGCATCAAACCACCCGATATTCCAGATTGTGGATGTTAATTTAAAATTCAACAAACCTGAACTTCAACTTACAATTGACAGGCAGCGTGCACGCGCACTTGGTGTTTCAACAATTGACATTGCACAGACTATACAGGCGGCTTTCAGCGGGCAGCGTTTCGGGTATTTTATCATGAACGGAAAACAGTACCAGATAATAGGACAGGTATCACGGGAAAACCGCGACGCTCCGATAGATTTAAAATCTCTCTACATAAAAAATAACAGGGATGAACTGATACAATTAGATAATCTAATCTCGACTACAGAACTAAGCAGTCCGCCGCAGTTGTTCAGGTTTAACAGGTATGTATCCGCGACTGTATCTGCGGGATTAGCACCCGGCAAAACAATCGGTGATGGAATTAAAGCCATGGACGAAGTTGCCGGAAAAGTATTGGATGAAACATTCGCAACCGCGCTTGATGGTCCTTCAAAAGATTTTGCGGAAAGTTCATCAAGTTTAATTTTTGCTTTTATACTCGCGCTTGGACTGATCTATCTCGTTCTCGCTGCACAGTTTGAAAGTTTCCGCGATCCGTTTATAATTTTATTTACCGTACCGCTAGCGTTAGCGGGTGCCTTGTTATCGTTATGGGTATTCGGACAAACACTCAACATCTTTTCTGAAATTGGTTTGATAATGCTAATAGGACTTGTAACCAAAAACGGAATTCTTATTGTTGAATTTGCCAACCAGAGAAAAGCTGCCGGACTTACAAAGATGGAAGCGATACTTGATGCATCAGTCTCACGACTGCGCCCGATATTAATGACAAGCATATCAACCATACTCGGTATTTTGCCGATTGCGTTAGCACTTGGCGCAGGCTCTGAAAGTCGTGTGTCTATGGGTATTGCTGTTATCGGCGGACTTATCTTCTCAACATTTTTGACATTGTTTATTGTGCCCGCAATTTATTCTTACCTGTCAAGAAAAACTGCGTCGGTGTCTAATGTTACGGAGGAGTATGGGGAAAATTCAGAAAAAGAATTTGTGGTTGTTCAGGAATAG